The Sphingomonas sp. NBWT7 nucleotide sequence ACGTCGGTGCCTTTCGCCACGGCGACGTGATAGGCGAGAAGCTGCACCGGTACGGCATAGACCAGCGGCGCGATCAGCGGGTGCACCTTGGGCATCTCGATCGTGGCGATGGTGTTCTCACCTGCCTGCGCGATACCCTCGGCGTCGGAGATCAGCACCACCTGCGCGCCGCGCGCCTGCGCCTCCTGCATGTTGCTCACCGTCTTGTCGAACAGCGGCCCCGAGGGCGCGATGACGATAAGCGGAACCTGATCGTCGATCAGCGCGATCGGGCCGTGCTTCATCTCACCCGACGCGTAACCTTCGGCGTGAATGTAACTGATTTCCTTGAGTTTCAATGCGCCTTCCAGCGCCAGCGGAAACTCCGGGCCACGGCCAAGGTAAAGCACGTCCCGCGCCGCCGCGATCTTGGGCGCCATCTGCTCGATGTCCTGATCGTGCGCCAGCGCGAGGCTCATCGCTTCCGGCACCTGCTGAAGATGCCCGACGACGTCCGCCTCGTCAGCCAGCCGGCCCTTGGCGCGCGCCAGATTGGTCGCCAGCGCCGCCATCACCGCCAACTGGCAGGTGAAGGCCTTGGTCGATGCAACGCCGATCTCCGGGCCGGCGTGGGTCGGTAGCAGGAGGTCGACCTCGCGCGCCATCGAGCTGGTCGGCACGTTGATGATCCCGCCCGTGGTGACGTTGCCTGCCTTCATGTGGCGCAGCGCAGCCAGCGTATCGGCGGTCTCGCCCGACTGCGAGATCACCAGCCCAAGGGTATTGGGCAGCAGCACTGGATCGCGGTAGCGATACTCGCTCGCGACATCGACCTCGACGGGGATGCGCGCGAGCTGCTCGATCCAGTATTTTCCGATCATGCCGACGTAGCTGGCGGTCCCGCAGGCGACGATGACCACGCGCTCGACGGTGGAAAGGTCGAACTCCATGTCAGGGAGCGCGACCTTCGCCTCGAGCGGCCGCAAGTACGAGCGCAGCGTCTGCGCGACGACGACGGGCTGTTCGTAGATCTCCTTTTGCATGAAGTGGCGATGATTACCCTTATCGATCATCTGCCCCGACGCGCCGGAGTTGACGATCGGCCGCTCGACACGCTGATTGTCGCGATCGTAGATCTCGACGGCATCGCGCGTGATGGCGACCCAGTCGCCCTCCTCGAGATACGCGATCCGCTGCGTCAACGGCGCGAGCGCGAGCGCGTCCGACCCCAGGAAGTTCTCGCCCTCGCCGAACCCCACGGTCAGCGGCGCGCCGAGCCGCGCGCCGAGCAGCAGATCGGGATGCGTACGAACCATCACGCCCAGCGCGAACGCGCCGTGGAGGCGCGGCAGCACAGCGGCGAGAGCGGCGCGCGGCTCGGCCCCGCCTTCCACCTCGCGCGCAATCAGATGCGCCACCACTTCGGTATCGGTCTGACTGCGGAACTCGCGGCCCTCGGCGATCAGCTCGTCGCGCAGCGGCTTGAAGTTCTCGATGATGCCGTTGTGCACGATCACCACGTCGCCAACGATATGCGGATGCGCGTTGTCGACTGTCGGCGCGCCGTGCGTCGCCCAGCGCGTATGCGCGATCCCGCTGTCGCCCGGCAGCGGATCCTCGGCGAGCCGCTGCGCCAGATTCTTCAACTTGCCCGGCGCGCGGCGGCGTTCGAACGCGCCATCGTTGATGGTACAGATCCCGGCGGAATCATAGCCGCGATATTCCAGCCGCTTGAGCCCGTCGAGCAGCCGATCGGCAACCGGCCCCTGCCCCAATACCCCAACGATCCCACACATTTAGCGAGCTTCCTTTCGCGCGCGCATCACGTCGCGAAAGCGCGATGCCCAATTCTTCTTCGTCGTCTGTGGCGGCCGGACAAGCGCCAGCGCATCGGCCTCGACATCGGCGGTGATCGTCGATCCCGCCGCGATGATCGCGCCGTCGCCGATCGTCACCGGCGCGACCAGCGCGGTGTTCGAGCCGATGAAGGCGCCCGCCCCGATGACCGTCCGGTATTTCAGGAACCCGTCGTAATTGCAGGTGATCGTGCCGGCGCCGATGTTCGCCCCGGCGCCGATCTCGGCATCGCCGAGATACGTCAGGTGATTGGCCTTGGCGCCCGCGCCCAGCACCGCTTTCTTCATTTCGACGAAGTTGCCGACGCGCGCGCCACGCTCCATCACTGCACCCGGCCGTAGCCGCGCGAACGGGCCGACCGAAGCGCCTGTGCCGACGCGCGCGCCTTCCAGATGGCTGAACGCATGGATCGTCGCGCCGTCGTCCACAGCGACGCCGGGTCCGAAGACGACGTTCGGCTCGATCACGACGTCGCGGCCGAGCGTGGTGTCGTGGCTGAACCAGACGGTGTCCGGTGCGATCAGGCTGACGCCGTCAGCCATCGCGGCGGTGCGCCGGCGCTTCTGCCACTCGCCCTCGACCGCGGCGAGTTCACCACGGCTGTTAACCCCGGCTACCTCGTCTTCCGCCGTTTCGATCACTGCCGACGCGTTTCCGTCCGCGCCCGCGAGCATGACGATATCAGGGAGGTAATATTCGCCCGCGGCGTTGGCGTTGCCGATCCGTGCGAGCAACGCGAACAGTTGCTCGCCGCGCACCGCCATCAGGCCGGAGTTGCACAGCGTTTCGGCCCGCTCTTCGTCGGTCGCGTCCTTGAATTCGACCATCCGGTCGATCCGCCCGTCAGCGTCGGCGATCACACGGCCGTAGGCGCCGGCTTCGGCAGGGCGGAACCCGAGCACCGCCGCCGCCGGGGCGTCCGCCGCGTGCAACCGCTCGATCATCCGCCGCATCGTTGCCGCCGTCACCAGCGGCACGTCGCCGTAGAGGATCAGTACATCACCGACGAATCCGTCGAGCGCGGCCTCAGCCTGCCGCACCGCATGGCCGGTGCCGAGTTGCTCAGCTTGGTGCGCGACATGTACGCCGAGCGGCGCGACGGCGCGCTCGACCTGCTCTCGGCCGGCGCCGACCACCACCACGGTCCGCTCGGGCTCGAGCGCGGCGACGCTGTCGAGCAGATGCAGCAGCATCGGCCGGCCGGCGAGCGGATGCAGCACCTTGTGCAGATCGGATTTCATGCGCGTGCCCTTGCCGGCGGCAAGGACGATGGCGGCAAGCGGGCGGTTCATCCGCGCGCCTGTGCCACCAGATGCTTGCCATTTCCATAGCTTGTCGCCACCGCTTCCGCGCGATGGCCCGCTTACCCTTTGACATCGTCGGCTTCGACCTCGACGGCACGCTTCTCGACACCAGCGGCGATCTTGCCGCCGCGGTCAATTATGCGCTGGCACAGGACGGCCGCCCTCCGCTGTCGGTCGCCGCAATCAAGCCAATGATCGGTGGTGGGGCGCGGCACATGCTGGCGCAAGGGCTGACAGCGACGGGGGGCGGCGACGATGCGCTGCTCGATCGGCTGCACCGCATCCTGCTCGATCATTACCAGGCGAACATCTGCGTGCTTACCGCGCCCTATCCCGGCGCAGTCGCCGCGCTCGACGCGATCGCGGCGCGCGGCGCGCGGGTGGCGGTGGTGACCAACAAGCTGGAAGGTTTCGCGCTGGAGGTCCTGCGCGGTGTCGGCCTTATCGATCGCCTCGCCTGCGTCATTGGCGGCGACACGATGGGGCCCGGGAATGCCAAGCCGTCGCCCTTACCGATCCAGGCGATGATCGAGCGGTCGGGCGGTGGGCACGCGGTGTTCGTCGGCGATTCGATCTACGACGTGTCGGCCGCGCACGCTGCCGGCGTTCCCGCGATCGCCTGCCGCTTCGGCTTTCTGATGCAGCCGGTCGAGGAGCTCGGCGCTGAGGCGATCATCGACCACTTTGACGATCTGGTGCCGACGCTCGAGCGGTTCGCATGAGCGCCATGCATCGCGGAGGTTGGCAGCTGCTACTACTCGGCGCGACGCTTTTTGCCGTGACGATGGCGGTCCTTCCCCATCCGCCGCACGTGCCGATCGACGGCGACAAATATCAGCATATGCTGGCGTTCGGCACGCTCACGGTACTGGCGGTCGCCGCCTATCCTGCCACCCCGCTGCTGCGGATCGGTGAGCGCCTGTCGTTCCTCGGCGCGATGATCGAAGTCGTCCAGTCGATCCCGGCGCTGCACCGCGACTGCGACATCATGGACTGGATCGCCGATACCGCGATCATCGCCGGCGTCCTGGTGGTCGTCGCGCTCAGCCGCCGGCGGCGCCGCGTTGCCACTTGATCCATAGATGCCGGGCGAGCAGCGCCGGCGGCATGCGCATCCAGTGCGACCGGACGTAGAACGCCAGCCGCGTCGCCGGGCGCGTCCCCCTGCCCCAGCCGTCGCGGGCGAGCAGGCGGCGGATGAACAGCCGGTCGGTGGCTGTCGCACGTCGCCAAGCCGCGGGCACCGGCGTCCGGAACAAGGCGTGACTCAATCGCAGCGCGCGCGCGACGACTGGCTCCGCATCATGTTCCGCCGCGCGCGCCGCCAGCTTCAGCCAAAACGTCTCGTCGCCGTTGCGGAACTCGCGCAGCAGGCGGTCGATGTCCCACAGGTTGCGCAGCCCGCCGCTGAGATCGCCATCGGCGAAGAGGTGGATCGCCGCGTGGATCACAATATCCTCGGCCGAAAGCATCGCGAGGCCGTTACCGAGCGGTACGGCCGCAGCGATCAGCTTATCGGCATCCGGTGACAGCCGCGCGGTCGGCGGCAGGATGGTATGATGCACGTCGATCATGCGGTCGCGCTCGGGATGGAGCATTGGGGGCAGTTCGTGCATCCAGCGCCGGTAATAGGCGTCGTCGTACGGATCGGGCTTGACCCACATCCATCCGCCGGCGAGCAACGCCTGCTCCGCGACGTCCAGCATCGGCCGCGGTACCAGAATGTCGAGATCGCCGATCGATCTTCCCTGCCCCGCGTCGAGCCCGGCAGCGACAAACGCCGTTCCCTTCAGCAGGATCAGCGGCGCGACGACACCCGCGAGCGCACGGCGCCCCATCTCCGCCTCCCACAGCGCCTGTCGCCTGCCCTCGAGCGCGGTTGCGCGCGCCCCGTCGAGAACCGACAGGACGCTTGGCGGCAGATCCATACCCGCCAGTCGTATCGCGAGCGTGCCGATCAGTTGCTCGGCGCGCGCTACTGCAAGGATTTCGGTCCATGCACCCGGCCCGACCGTCCCGGCTTGGGCGGGATCGATGAGCAGCGCGACGAGCCTCGCCGCCGCGATCACCACAAGTCCTCGATCATCGCCGCCGCCGATGCCGTATCGGGATAATCGATCGCCGCACGCGTCACATCGCGCACCAAGCGCGTCAGCGCGTCGAACCCCCGTTCGCCGAGCCCGACGTAGTTGGTCGACGCCTGCGTCAGCCGAACGAACGCCTCGCCCGCCCCCACGGCGCGCGTTTCCGCCGCGCGGCCGAATTGCGGGAACAGCAGCAGCATCGGCTTTACCGCCTCGGTCATGGCCGCGATAGCTTCGGGCTGCGGCAGCAGATGGCGGATGTCACCCTTCGGCGTACCTGTCAGCAGCGGCCCGAACGTCGCATCGGGCAGCGCTGCTCGCGCCACCCCGATCGCCGCATTCTTCAAGCTCACCGGCCGGGGAAAGGGGTGCACGAGCCCGGTCGCGGGATCGATCAGCACGAACTCGTCGGCGAGCAGCCGCCAACCGCGCGTCTGCAGCAGTGCGGCGAGCGTCGACTTCCCCGCGCCCGACTCGCCCGTCATGATCACGGCCCGCCCCTTGCGCGCGACCGCTGCGGCGTGAAGCAGCAGGAACCGCCGCTGGCCGAGCGCCATCTGCAGGTTCATTCCCATTTCCGCGGCGAGCAGACCGTGCCGCAACGGCAGCGGCGCAGCGTCGGGTATCGCATAGTCGCCCGCGATCGTCACAGACGGGCGGACCCAGCGTCGCCACGGTCTTGAGGCTTCGAGCCGCACGGTAAAGTCGGGCACACCGTCGAGGCGTGGGTAGTCACGATAGAGCGCTTGCAGTGCCGCGATCGGCGCGCGCCATTCGGACCCTACGCGAAAGCCGATCGGGCCGACGCGAACCGCGAAGCGATGTCTCATGCCCGCTCGATCAATCCGGCGACGGTGAGCGCGTCGAGCGTTTCCAGAAGCGCGGTACGGCCGCCCTCGACCAGCTCGAACGTCTGCTCCACCGCGTCCAGCGTCAGCCACCGCCCGCCGAGCGCGTCGAGCAGGTCGAGCGTCGTCGGCGCGATAAGATGCGTGATCCCCGACGCGCGGTGGAAGACCGCCGTCAGGTCGTCGAGCGCGACGATCGCCAATCCGTCCGCTGGCGGCGCGCGATAGCGCGTCGCGCCGGCCATCCTACTTGCGCGGCATCTGCAGCGAGGCGAAGCAGGTGAACCCCGCCGATCCGCTGCGCAGGCTCTGAACGTATTTGAGATAGGCACGGCTGCGCTCGTAATCGACGCCGGGAAGCGTGCCCCCGGTCGCTAGGGCGCGACGGACGTCCTCGCCCTTCAGCGGACGACCCGGCGGCGCGAACGCACCCTGCGTCCCCGCGGGCACCACCTTGCCGTCCTTGTTGATATACCCGCCGGTGCGGCCCGGATCGGGCACCGGGATCTCGCACGTTAGGATCGATCCATACGCCTGCGCCATCGCCGGGCGGATCGAGACGACCGCGACCGCGCCGACCGCGCCAAGCCGCAGCACACGTCGGCGCTGCGGCGCGACGGGATCGTCTTGGCTTTCGGGTTCGCTCATCGGACGCTTATCCACCATTTCGCCCTTCCATAATCCTAATGCGGACACAAGAAGCCCCGCAGCGGCGTTCCGATGCGGGACGTTAACCATCGTCGCGCGCGCGACTGTCGTTGCTCGCGCGGCCGTGCCATAGCCGCCGCGCAGATCAGGGCGGGCCGGGCAAGGAACTTAAGCGACATGGGCGAGATCATCTCTCCGCGTGGCTGGACCGCGATGAGCATCGTTCTGGTGACGGCGCTCGCCGTGGCGTTGATCGGCGCAGGGCTCGACGCCGTCGCGCTCGTCGTAGTCGGCGGCGCGGCGGCGGTGCTCGCCACGACCGCCGGGCGCCGACCCGACGTCGAGCCGGACGCACTCATGCCCGCCCCAAGCCACGAGCAACCTGCGCCGCTCCTCGACGCGCTTGCCGATCCGCTGCTCGTCCTCGCCGGATCGCGCGTGACCGCCGCGAACAGTGCCGCGCTCGCCCTGCTGGGCACGCATATCGTGGGCGAAGACACGCGCACCGTGATCCGCCATCCGGCGGCCACGGCGGCACTGGCGGGCGACGATGACGAAGGAGCGGTCGAACTCGTCGGTCTGGGCACCGCCGACCAGCGCTGGGAGATGCGCGTCGCGCCGCTCGACGGGGGGCGCCGACTGGTCCATCTCGTCGATCGCAGCGGCAGCCACGCCGCCGAGCGGATGCGAGTCGATTTCGTCGCCAACGCGAGCCACGAACTGCGCACGCCGCTCGCCTCGATCCTCGGCTACGTCGAGACGCTATCAGACGCGGCCGGCGAAGATCCTGCGATCCGCGCGCGCTTCCTCAAGATCGTGTTCGACGAGGCGCGTCGCATGGAGCGACTGGTCGACGATCTGATGAGCCTGTCGCGGATCGAAGCGGACAAGTTTCGTGCACCGTCGGAGGCGGTCGACCTCGCGGCGCTGGTGGACGAAACGCGCGACGCGCTGGCGGACGGACACGACGGGCGCGGCCGCGACATCATCCTCGAGCATGAACCGGCCCCGATCCCGGTGCTCGGCGACCGCGTTCAACTCTCCCAATTGCTTCACAACCTCATCGGCAACGCGATGAAATACGGGCGAGCGGGCACACCGATCCGGGTCTCGCTAACGCATGGCGGTGACGTCGTCCGCCTCGTCGTCGCCGATCAGGGCGAAGGCATCGCGCCCGAGCATATTCCGCGGCTGACCGAGCGTTTCTACCGCGTCGATCCCGGCCGCAGCCGCTCAGTCGGCGGCACCGGCCTCGGTCTCGCGATCGTCAAGCACATCGTCGAGCGGCATCGCGGGCGGTTCGACATCACCAGCCGCCCGAACGAAGGCACGCGCGTCACGGTCACCCTGCGCACGCCCTCCGCGGCGGCGCGCGCACCCGCCGCCACGGGTGTCATTAACCGGTAACGCTGGTGTCACACAGGCGCGGCGTCGCCTCGGTGCGACGGATACCGGGATGCCAATGATTCGTGCCGCCATGCCGATCGTGCTGCTAGCGCTTGCCACGGCGTGCCACGATCAGGCGAGCGGTGGCGCTGGCGCGCGCGCGCAGATCACCGCGGTCGGATCGTCGACGGTCTATCCGTTCACAACGATCGTCGCCGAACAATATCTCGCCAACAATCCACAGGCTCGCCCGCCGGTGATCGAATCGACCGGCACCGGCGCCGGGATGAAGCTGTTCTGCACCGGCATCGGCGCGGCGCACCCCGATATCGAGAACGCGTCGCGCCGGATGAAGCGCAGCGAATATGACGCCTGCGCGCGGAACGGCGCGCGCGACCTGCTCGAGATTCAGATCGGGATCGACGGCGTCGCTTTCGCCGAGGCGAAGAACGGCCCGCGCATGACGCTAACGCCAGCCGATCTCTATCGCGCGCTGGCAGCGACGCCGGGCGGGCGACCGAACACTGCGCGGACGTGGCATGACGTCGATCGATCGCTGCCGGCGATCCCGATCCAGGTCTACGGCCCGCCGGCGACGAGCGGAACGCGCGACGCGCTCGCCGAACTGATCCTCGCGAAGGGATGCGAGGCGGTGGATCCGCAGGCCAAGGCGCTGAAGGCGCGCAACGAGGAGGCATTCAAGGCCCGCTGCCAGCGCGTGCGCGAGGACGGCGCCTATGTCGACGC carries:
- the glmS gene encoding glutamine--fructose-6-phosphate transaminase (isomerizing); this encodes MCGIVGVLGQGPVADRLLDGLKRLEYRGYDSAGICTINDGAFERRRAPGKLKNLAQRLAEDPLPGDSGIAHTRWATHGAPTVDNAHPHIVGDVVIVHNGIIENFKPLRDELIAEGREFRSQTDTEVVAHLIAREVEGGAEPRAALAAVLPRLHGAFALGVMVRTHPDLLLGARLGAPLTVGFGEGENFLGSDALALAPLTQRIAYLEEGDWVAITRDAVEIYDRDNQRVERPIVNSGASGQMIDKGNHRHFMQKEIYEQPVVVAQTLRSYLRPLEAKVALPDMEFDLSTVERVVIVACGTASYVGMIGKYWIEQLARIPVEVDVASEYRYRDPVLLPNTLGLVISQSGETADTLAALRHMKAGNVTTGGIINVPTSSMAREVDLLLPTHAGPEIGVASTKAFTCQLAVMAALATNLARAKGRLADEADVVGHLQQVPEAMSLALAHDQDIEQMAPKIAAARDVLYLGRGPEFPLALEGALKLKEISYIHAEGYASGEMKHGPIALIDDQVPLIVIAPSGPLFDKTVSNMQEAQARGAQVVLISDAEGIAQAGENTIATIEMPKVHPLIAPLVYAVPVQLLAYHVAVAKGTDVDQPRNLAKSVTVE
- the glmU gene encoding bifunctional UDP-N-acetylglucosamine diphosphorylase/glucosamine-1-phosphate N-acetyltransferase GlmU, which produces MNRPLAAIVLAAGKGTRMKSDLHKVLHPLAGRPMLLHLLDSVAALEPERTVVVVGAGREQVERAVAPLGVHVAHQAEQLGTGHAVRQAEAALDGFVGDVLILYGDVPLVTAATMRRMIERLHAADAPAAAVLGFRPAEAGAYGRVIADADGRIDRMVEFKDATDEERAETLCNSGLMAVRGEQLFALLARIGNANAAGEYYLPDIVMLAGADGNASAVIETAEDEVAGVNSRGELAAVEGEWQKRRRTAAMADGVSLIAPDTVWFSHDTTLGRDVVIEPNVVFGPGVAVDDGATIHAFSHLEGARVGTGASVGPFARLRPGAVMERGARVGNFVEMKKAVLGAGAKANHLTYLGDAEIGAGANIGAGTITCNYDGFLKYRTVIGAGAFIGSNTALVAPVTIGDGAIIAAGSTITADVEADALALVRPPQTTKKNWASRFRDVMRARKEAR
- a CDS encoding HAD-IA family hydrolase, with the protein product MARLPFDIVGFDLDGTLLDTSGDLAAAVNYALAQDGRPPLSVAAIKPMIGGGARHMLAQGLTATGGGDDALLDRLHRILLDHYQANICVLTAPYPGAVAALDAIAARGARVAVVTNKLEGFALEVLRGVGLIDRLACVIGGDTMGPGNAKPSPLPIQAMIERSGGGHAVFVGDSIYDVSAAHAAGVPAIACRFGFLMQPVEELGAEAIIDHFDDLVPTLERFA
- a CDS encoding nucleotidyltransferase family protein, encoding MAAARLVALLIDPAQAGTVGPGAWTEILAVARAEQLIGTLAIRLAGMDLPPSVLSVLDGARATALEGRRQALWEAEMGRRALAGVVAPLILLKGTAFVAAGLDAGQGRSIGDLDILVPRPMLDVAEQALLAGGWMWVKPDPYDDAYYRRWMHELPPMLHPERDRMIDVHHTILPPTARLSPDADKLIAAAVPLGNGLAMLSAEDIVIHAAIHLFADGDLSGGLRNLWDIDRLLREFRNGDETFWLKLAARAAEHDAEPVVARALRLSHALFRTPVPAAWRRATATDRLFIRRLLARDGWGRGTRPATRLAFYVRSHWMRMPPALLARHLWIKWQRGAAGG
- a CDS encoding HprK-related kinase A — encoded protein: MRHRFAVRVGPIGFRVGSEWRAPIAALQALYRDYPRLDGVPDFTVRLEASRPWRRWVRPSVTIAGDYAIPDAAPLPLRHGLLAAEMGMNLQMALGQRRFLLLHAAAVARKGRAVIMTGESGAGKSTLAALLQTRGWRLLADEFVLIDPATGLVHPFPRPVSLKNAAIGVARAALPDATFGPLLTGTPKGDIRHLLPQPEAIAAMTEAVKPMLLLFPQFGRAAETRAVGAGEAFVRLTQASTNYVGLGERGFDALTRLVRDVTRAAIDYPDTASAAAMIEDLW
- a CDS encoding HPr-rel-A system PqqD family peptide chaperone; translation: MAGATRYRAPPADGLAIVALDDLTAVFHRASGITHLIAPTTLDLLDALGGRWLTLDAVEQTFELVEGGRTALLETLDALTVAGLIERA
- a CDS encoding ATP-binding protein — translated: MGEIISPRGWTAMSIVLVTALAVALIGAGLDAVALVVVGGAAAVLATTAGRRPDVEPDALMPAPSHEQPAPLLDALADPLLVLAGSRVTAANSAALALLGTHIVGEDTRTVIRHPAATAALAGDDDEGAVELVGLGTADQRWEMRVAPLDGGRRLVHLVDRSGSHAAERMRVDFVANASHELRTPLASILGYVETLSDAAGEDPAIRARFLKIVFDEARRMERLVDDLMSLSRIEADKFRAPSEAVDLAALVDETRDALADGHDGRGRDIILEHEPAPIPVLGDRVQLSQLLHNLIGNAMKYGRAGTPIRVSLTHGGDVVRLVVADQGEGIAPEHIPRLTERFYRVDPGRSRSVGGTGLGLAIVKHIVERHRGRFDITSRPNEGTRVTVTLRTPSAAARAPAATGVINR
- a CDS encoding substrate-binding domain-containing protein; translation: MIRAAMPIVLLALATACHDQASGGAGARAQITAVGSSTVYPFTTIVAEQYLANNPQARPPVIESTGTGAGMKLFCTGIGAAHPDIENASRRMKRSEYDACARNGARDLLEIQIGIDGVAFAEAKNGPRMTLTPADLYRALAATPGGRPNTARTWHDVDRSLPAIPIQVYGPPATSGTRDALAELILAKGCEAVDPQAKALKARNEEAFKARCQRVREDGAYVDAGENDNLIVQKLTANANAIGVFGYSYLEENAGAVNAVPIAGVAPTDASIADGSYPGARPLYLYVKKAHLDAVPGLRQFIRHYARLWSADGPLARRGLIAAPADVQARAAAIVRSETPLDPAALP